The Lepeophtheirus salmonis chromosome 13, UVic_Lsal_1.4, whole genome shotgun sequence genome segment TGATCGCCTCTGATACTCGCCTCTGTAACTCCTATGATATTTTGTCTCGAGATGTCCCTAAAGTCTTCGATTTGGGTGGAAATAGTGTTCTTGGAGCTTCTGGTTGCTGGTGTGACGTATTGACGTTCGTTCGTGTGGCGGAGTCTCGAATCAAGAACTATAATTACACTCATGGCAAAGAGATGAGCACTTCAGCTCTGGCTCAAATGCTCAGCATCACTCTCTATCGCAAAAGGTTCTTTCCCTATTATATCCACAATGTTCTTGCCGGCTTGGATGATGAAGGACGTGGAGCTATTTTCACCTATGATCCCGTAGGTCACTGTGAAAAAGTCAAGATCTCTTGTGGGGGTGCATCCATGGAAATGATTCAACCCATTCTTGATAATgtcattgagaaaaaaaatatgacgaatGCAGAACTCGTTGACCTTTCCATTGATGAAACTGTTAACATTGTCCATGATTGCTTTATCTCCGCAGCGGAAAGACAGATTCAAACTGGGGATGGGGTTGTATTTAAGATCATCACAAAGGATGGGATTGAGACGAAGCGTGTGGGACTTAGGCGGGATTGATTAATAGGATTTCAAGTCTCTATACTTTAtactataaaatgtaaaaattttgaaaataaatttctttttgttttaccCTCGTATTTCGatgtataaaattgtattcttgATGTTATGTTTTCAAAGCACGATATCACATGGGTACATCCACGGATATTATTGACATATCTTGCTATGATTAGCGCCTGtgcatattttctaaaaagcgAGTTTTGAATGCCAAATTGTCGcaactcaaataataaaaatataagtgtgATTGCCTATATGTCATTCTTGaagtgtaatatttatatttaaaagcagAAAATTAGACTGTTGAAATGAATTCCTCAGATccttcttattataaaaaaaggtaaatactcctattcataatgaaaaagtaaagtttCCAGGCTTAATTGTATAAAGGGAATAGTTGAGCTACGACAATTTGGCATTAATCTCACAAACTAAGGTCTACTTAATGTTTATAAGTTCATTTAATCTCAATttcttaatatgtattaaatatttttatacaaataacatTGATTGATATAATCGTTCtgatattagtaaatattaaaagtacttgAAAGATGACTTATTATTCTTGACATTATTCtagaatttataaatgaattaagtcTATCAAAGATATTTCCAACGGATAAAAttcttaatgaatttttttgagtattcaTTTGACAATTATCACATTTTGTTAATACGCAAATGTGGTTGTATATGATTCATAAGTATGAATCAGTTATATAGTTTGGAgggtttatattaaaaaaaatttgcccattgttatttttataaatttaaaaatcagacGAAGATTATGAAGTCAAATAAGATGGTTTTTGTGCagcttaaaatatgattatagttcgtaatataattttgtagaaaaataggtttcaaagaaatatatgggtttttttaatgatacataaatttaaataaaagctagCAGCATTATGCACTTTCATCCATGGAAAGGTTGAAAATGGCACAATCAACCCTAACCCGGTCCTGTGGATACATTAAGACTATGTGTGAGGCCATCACAATAAA includes the following:
- the LOC121127930 gene encoding proteasome subunit beta type-1 — encoded protein: MKLLGIEGVGRKAELSDYSMNPHQVSFQPYQDNGGTTIGIAGKDFVVIASDTRLCNSYDILSRDVPKVFDLGGNSVLGASGCWCDVLTFVRVAESRIKNYNYTHGKEMSTSALAQMLSITLYRKRFFPYYIHNVLAGLDDEGRGAIFTYDPVGHCEKVKISCGGASMEMIQPILDNVIEKKNMTNAELVDLSIDETVNIVHDCFISAAERQIQTGDGVVFKIITKDGIETKRVGLRRD